In Chaetodon trifascialis isolate fChaTrf1 chromosome 6, fChaTrf1.hap1, whole genome shotgun sequence, one DNA window encodes the following:
- the f2rl2 gene encoding proteinase-activated receptor 3 yields the protein MADFVPGLLICLMAVQTIQHDGNRTRTKTNCSLAMPKTYKGKTNKLNHTKLLPAVSHPSTNPWLYVDSEDAVTAYTKGVLSTWVIPSSYILAMLVGIPSNAYILAFLRFRAKSFSTAVLYLNLALSDLLLLLSLALRVHYHFNGNNWTFGEISCRLITALFYGNVYCSAQTIACISLRRYLAVVRPFLYRRLSKTTLAAWTCLVVWFLFGAAIVPELLVRQSYQVAQLGVTTCHDILPLEEKSHSLLVPYRLMLVCLGFLVPFLICIYAHVAVVYHLGQSGCDWRPFIRVTTVVFIIFVVCFLPSGILHIAHYIRLSSTGDDRLYGYYRVAVCLCCFHSCLDPFLFMLISRTAASEIQFISLHGKPKRSAVMM from the exons ATGGCCGACTTTGTGCCAGGACTACTCATTTGTTTGATGGCAGTGCAGACAATTCAGCACGACG GAAACAGAACCAGGACAAAAACCAATTGTTCACTTGCGATGCCAAAAACCTACAAGGGGAAGACGAACAAACTTAACCACACGAAGCTGCTGCCGGCTGTGTCCCACCCCAGCACAAACCCCTGGCTGTATGTGGACTCGGAGGACGCAGTGACAGCCTACACCAAAGGGGTCCTCAGCACCTGGGTCATACCCTCCTCATACATCCTGGCCATGCTGGTGGGTATCCCCTCCAACGCCTACATTCTGGCCTTCCTCAGATTCCGAGCGAAGTCCTTCTCCACTGCAGTTCTTTACCTGAACCTGGCTTTGTCCgacctgctgctcctgctttcTCTGGCGCTGCGGGTTCACTACCACTTCAACGGAAACAACTGGACGTTTGGAGAAATCTCCTGCCGGCTCATCACCGCACTGTTTTACGGCAACGTTTACTGTTCAGCTCAAACTATAGCGTGCATCAGTCTGAGGCGCTACCTGGCTGTGGTCAGACCGTTTCTGTACAGGCGGCTGAGTAAGACGACGCTGGCTGCGTGGACGTGCTTGGTGGTCTGGTTCCTGTTTGGCGCTGCCATCGTGCCTGAGCTGCTGGTCAGGCAGAGCTACCAGGTTGCCCAGCTGGGAGTCACCACCTGCCATGACATACTTCCCCTAGAGGAAAAATCCCATTCCCTGCTGGTGCCATACAGGCTGATGCTGGTTTGTCTGGGCTTCCTGGTGCCCTTCCTGATTTGCATCTACGCCCATGTGGCAGTGGTATACCACCTCGGTCAGTCGGGGTGCGACTGGAGGCCGTTTATTAGGGTCACCACTGTGGTTTTCATCAtctttgtggtgtgttttttgCCCAGCGGCATCCTGCACATCGCCCACTACATCCGCCTGTCTTCTACTGGGGACGACAGGCTGTATGGGTACTACAGAGTAGcggtgtgtctgtgctgcttccACAGCTGTCTGGATCCCTTCCTGTTCATGCTCATTTCCAGGACGGCAGCCTCAGAAATACAATTCATCTCGCTCCACGGGAAACCTAAGAGGTCGGCTGTTATGATGTga